CCAAATGCTAGTCATGCGGCAGCGTCGCGTCGGGGTACGGCAGAGGCACGCGGTGCTGCCAGCGCCACTTGGCCTGGTGCACCGGCACATTGATGCGATGCCTCCACCGGGGAgcgcgcggcggcgcggggagggaGGGGGAATGGCGGGCGGGGGCCTTGCCCTTGCGGCTGCTGCCGATGCCGGAGAAGAAGCCCATGCTGGCGATGGCTAGGATTGTCGCCGAAGTGGGGGCAGGGGTGGCCAGATGGGGACGGgggcgagtggcagtggatgacaACGgccccgctgcacgcccggcttaAAAAAGGACGACCGTCGTCGCTGACGCGTGGACCCAAGGTGGGTCGTCGTCATAAATAATGTTGACCGTCGTAGTTGGACGGCCGTCAGGTGGGTACGCGGCGGACGGCGAGGAGACACGCGGCGCGTCCGCTTCGCGTCCGCGCCGATGCATTTCAGGCGCAATTTTGGGCCGAAAATGGGTCGGCGCGGACGCCAGACGGACACGATTTaagtttgggtcggcgcgttgggccgccaCTTTTGTCTATGCCGGCCTAAACGGACGCGGGCGGACGAAATGGATCGCCCCATTAAAGTTGCTCTAACAATGGTTCGAAGCCACCACCACACGCGCAGCGTTCATCCAGCGCTGCCTTCTGTTAAAGTAAACATATTATTTGTTACTTGTAAAAGTTCAATAAACTTTGTTTATCATTTCAATTATTATTGACTAGTTCACTAATTTGCTGCCGCAATCTAACATATCCATGTTTCTTTAAACACCAATTAAAATGTAGACACACACGCACACTCACTCACACGGTGCCTACACAACAATTGGCCCTGCTCTCTGCCCCCAATGAGTCCCTAGTGCGGCCACGGCCGACTCTACTCATGGTGAGGCCGGTCGATGTAGATCTCATAGAGGAGCGTGAGTTCCTTCTATACATATCATGTCTAGGTTTTGGTTGCCTTAGAGCATCTTCAGCCGCACCTCCAGGACGGCGCTTAGAAGTTTTTTTTAGCACCGGCGCTAGAAAAGCGTCCCAGCCGCATTCTTACAGGCTCGTTTTGCGTCAGATTTGACGAAAACTACGGCTAGCGCACACAAGGCAACCCCACGGAATGGGGGAGCTGGGGGCGCCGGCACTATTTTTTGGCTGCAAAAGGCCCACTGCCAGCCTCTAATCTCTCTCTCCTTCATTTTTCTGGCTAGGCCCACCACGTGCACTGCAAGCAAAAATCTCCTCTCTCCCGCACGCCCGCCGCCCCTTCTCCTCCACGCTCCACCAGCCCTTCCTCGCTCATCCATCGTCGCGGCCTGCGCCGGCTCCTCTACCTGGACCGCCTCCGGCACGACTTCAGGACGTGCGCACGGGCTACACCGTGCAGGTCGTCGGGTCCTTCCACCTCCTTGCCGACGCAAGCATCAACTGCGCGCCCCGGCCCTGGGTGCGCTTCCCGCGCGCGCCTCCCGCCCTCGCCACCCTTCCCGCGCACCTGCAGCCCTCGCTGCGCCTCCTCGCCCCGAGCCCCCGCTTGAGCGTCGTGTGCCGTGGAGCGGTGGGAGTAAAGGAAGCTCGCATCCACCGGCTCGAGGTGGCGGGGGTCGAGCTCGATGCCCATGTACGCGGAGGAGGAGTTGCTGGCGCGAGCGGACGAGCTCCTCGGGCCGCCCCCGCAAGCGAGCAGGAGGGAGCGGCACCCGCGCGCTCCACGGCGCCCGAGCCGCCCGTCGGAGTTTCCGACGCAGAGGGGGTGCCCGCCGTGCTCGCAGACGGACGGCGTGCAGGTCCTCGGGAGGGCGCGGCCGGCGAGCGGGCGCGGCCTGGGCGCAGACGGGTGAGGAGGACGGCGGCGTGGAAGGAGGGCACCCGTGAGCGCGCGGCCTGGGCGCGGACGGGCGAGCGTGGCCGGCAAGCGGGCGCGGCCTAGGCGCGGACGGGCGAGCGcggccgcgggagggcgagcgggagCGCGCGGCCGACGAGCGGGCGCGGCCTGGGAAGATGTGGAGCCGGCTGCCGCTGCTGCCGGCGAGGTCGGGTGGAGAGGCGGAGAAGCAGAAGCAGGTGGCCATGGAGGTGGAGGCGGCATGGCCGAGCAGAGGAGAGACGAGCCGTCTGGATAAGGGTGGGAACGCAACGAGTAGAAGTTTCTTCAGCCTCGGGCTAAATTTTTCACCGACAGCCCCTCAAACGGTGAAAAAAATACCTTCTGGAAGGctcaacggctggagatgctttTAGATGGAGCCGTAGAGGTGTGTGCCTAGATGTCTATCTGGAGCGTGCCGTCGACGCACATGCAAGCTGCGTCTAGTGGATATAGGGCCTGTCTTGCTAGTTGCAGTGGTGAGGAGTCACGTGTAGTCTAGGAAGGAATCAGTGACTTCATCAATTATGAACGAGTGttaaaaaacgtcttatattatagaacggagggagtatatgaaaATAGGCATGGAGTCATGTTATTACCTCTTCACAAGACACGGAGGCTACGTAGCATTGTAACTAATGGATCTTTGAGGATGTATCGTACCATTCAAGGAAATTATCAAGTACTCCATGAAACATTTTCTTTATCATTTGCACTGAACAGCATTATTCACAAATATATATGCATGCCCTATCTCGTTATGCGGCAGTTTGGGTTTTCtattttctgaaaaaaaaaatcaattaAGGTACCTCTTGCATAGTACCTTCCAAAAGTATTTATCTACACTAGTTCATTTTTTATTCATGGAAAATACTATAGTATATAGTTCATGTATTAAGCTAGGAATTTTTTTAATTCATTTGATAATATTTAGGTGTTAAATGATTTTCTAGCTTTTTAGTCAAGATAacacaaatttgaactacatgcacgtgTCAAAAAAAAAGAACTACATGTATCTATTTTATATAAATTTTAAAAATACATTTAAATAATCTTGTATATATATTTTTGCTTATATATAATATATAGAGCAATTCAAATTTATGGCAACTTTATCTGAACTATATTTGAAACCTTGAATTACACTTATTTCTTAACAAATATATTAAGTCCTCCCGCGATTTTCAATCTGTGGCACATTTCATCGGGAGCTCCCAGTCGGCGAGAGCTGGGAATCAAACTCTTCACCTAAATGAGAGCAACCTAACGCTAGAACCACCACACAAAGCTGCCAAGCTTTTCTATTATCAGAAACAAGATCTATTTGGCCATTGTTCTAGAGATATATTATATACCCAGAATTATTTGTTTGAAAAGTAATTCACAAAAGAATTAAAGAACCACGAATCTGAAAAAAGTTCAAAAACTAGAAAAGGTTCTTGAAAAATGGAAAACCTCATTACTTTcgaaaaaaagttcatccattTTGGAAAAGATCACAAATTTGATAAAAAGTTCATTGACTTTGAAAAAAGTTAATCGATTTCGAAAAAATGTTATCGGTTTTGAAAAAATTTcatcaaatatgaaaacaattcataaaatttgaaaaaaatcatcaaaatgCAGAAAAAATtatcaaatttgaaaaagttcatggaATTTCAGAAAAAATTCAAcgattttaaaaaagttcatcgaatttgaaagaACGTTCattaaaattcaaaaaaatcaccAATTTTGAAATACagttcatggatttgaaaaagttcatcaaattttaaaAAACATCGATACGTTCACATATTTGTGAATAATCCAACGAAAGAAAAAAAcataaaaggaaaaaaaaggaatGAATATAAGAGGAGAAAAGTTTACTGTTACCATATCCCGTTGGATGGTGTGTTGGTTACACCAGCGTACCTTGATGAGGGAGGTCGTTGGTTTGATTCCCGAATGGCGCCCTTTTTTGTGAATTAAGACACAAAAAGAAAAAGATGTTAGATGGGCTGGCCCAGAACGGCGGCGCTTCAGACGCCCGTTTGCAAAAGCACTAGTAACGGGTGCCTGAAGCGCGAAATAGAGTCTGCCCGCCCCATTTCATGACAGAAAACATTACGCATTTGGGCATGCTGGGCCCACTTTTGTTCGGTGGCGAAACTTTCGAAACTGTCACAGAATTAGGCGCATCCATTGCGGCCATAAATCCACAGATATCTTGTGGTCGTTGCGTCCCTTCTAGCCAATCAACAAcatgtttcttttttttttacATGGGAATCTGATATTTCATTAACCAAAGTGTCAAGCAAGATCGTTGGCCACTAAGTCATGCACAAACATAGGTGCATTGTGCGCCGCCTAGCCATACAGCTTGGGGATCGACGACCATCTTCGAGCCATGTTACACTAGGCATCCGCTACCTTATTTACATTGTCTCGGCAAGTACTTCATTAACCAATGACATGTTGATTATCAAAGATGCAAATTTTCCATGTCATCATGGGAGTAAGAACTTTGTTTACATCTTTATAtctctttttttttaaattaaGAAAACATGCAGCAGAGTCATGTTGCTTTCTCTAAAATAATCGAAAAAACTAACGTCCACGTGTGGCATCTTACATATCGTCCACACGCCTCCTTCACCACTCATTTTGCCACGTATGAATAGATGACATCAGCAGGAATTTTTTTGGTTTTCGGgttaaaaatgttttatctcctaattaaaaaatcaaaataaaaatccattttcaccattaaatccgtctcgacgagatcttcaaaactagacccatgttgatatgttttgaTGAAAATTTTTTTAcccaaaagttgccatgatgtttacactgtagttgccgtagtgcttaaactaaagttgccatgtggaATTTTAGTTTGTAGAGCATCGCAATTTTAGTTTTTTTATGATGGCAATTCTAGTACATTgaccatgaaaattatttttttatgaatcatggcaattttagtttatggttcatggcaagtctagtttcttaattccctgttttataatatgtcaaaatttacttttaaatgtagaaaaaaattgctgaaacatatcatggcaacttcagcttaaacatcatggcaattcataTGCAATAGACATGGTAACTTTTAACCCAAAAAAATTTCGtcgaaatatattgatatgagatttagtttcgaagatctcgtcgcgagggatttaatggtgaaaaaggatcttcaatcggatttttcatttaagggataaaacattttaaaaactgaaaaatccaaaaagattccCACATGCATGCATCCGGTGACGTGGCGCAGTCGGTATGTTATATGGCGTGTGGGCATTAGCATTGTCCACAATAATTGTGTTTACATATTGGAAAATATATTTCTCTGAAAACTTAATGatctaaaacgtcttatattagtttatagaGAAAGTAACTTTTTGTGCGAATATCTAATTCTGAGCCCGGGCTCATTTGCACCCAATGGACAGTCAATTCAAAAGCGATAGTAAAAAAATAAATCTTTTTTTGCATGAAAGATATTTTAGGGCGTGAGTGCGTGCCAAATTTCAAATTTCAAAGCATTTGGAGATAGGAGTAGCTCTCAGAAAAAAATCAGATCCAAACAGTAAACTTGTTTACCTGGACCTTAAATTTATCTTTTTTATTGAGAGCTACTCAGACACACAAATGCTCTGAAATTTAGCGCGGACAACACGTACTCAGTCATCTTTCTCCACAAAAAGATCAGATTGTTTCACTCGCCTTGTCCCTTTTTGTGTACATAAATAATTTTCCAATATTACCAGCTGCTTGAGAATTAATAGTTAGAGGCACATCGCACATATTCAGGCCATCAAATTACCGAGCTAGCCAATTAGCAGTAATAATAGTAAGGAGTACTGGTAGTTAACCGATCAGCATGTGAAGCAGCATGTCGTTGCACGCGTCCATGGCGCCGGGCAGGCACCACTGTAGGCAGTCACGGGACACCGTAAACTTCTCCGACTCCCACAGCCGGTACTTGCTCGGGTGGGCGTCCGGCCGCAGCGCCATGGCCTCCGTCGCGTCCATGAGCAGCATCCTCACCCCTTTCCCTCTCGCCGCAGCCTCTGCCGCCGCGAACTCCTCGACCTGTATCCGGCGCATCTCCTTCTGCCCCTCGTCCATCTCCCACTCGCCGCGCCGGAGAGGCCGCGTCCGGACGCAGTCGCCGTCCTCGTTCCGCGTGCCGTTCTCGTAGTGCGACGGCGAGATCGTCCGCACGATGACCGTCCTTGAGCGGCCGCCCGGCGCGCCAACGGCCGCGCGGAGCGCGCTCCGGAACGCCAGCCGCAGGGAGTACCGGAGCGTGAGGTCGGTGACGTTGGGCGCGAGGCAGCCGCTGCACCCGACGAGGCGGCCACGCTCGTAGAACACGGACGGCCGGTAGAACCAGCTGCcggcggagacgacgatgtagtCGAACATGCCGGCGTGGGCCGCCCATCCAGCGTCCGGCTCGTCCAGGTGGAGGCTCCACAGGCCCGCCCCGCTGCGCGTCGGGCCGTCCCGGTCGGTCTCGACGGCGCGGACGAGGAACGGCGACCAGAAGTCGGCGACGGCGAAGCCGTGGCGCTCGTAGCGGTAGACGTATCCCGCTTTGGTCCACGGCACGGGCCGCTCGGCCCGCGCCAGGAGGCACACGAGCGAGTGCATCTGGTTCCTGGCGAGCGAGTCGCCGACGAACGCCACGGACTTCCCCCTCATGGCGCCGAGGAACCGCGCCGCGTCGAAGCGGGGCAGCTCGCACCCGTCCGGCCGCCACCGCCACCGGACGAACCCGAGGTCCGGCTTGCCGTAGCGCATGCAGTCGTAGTGGCCGCGGATCACGGGGCACGTCTCGTTGGTGTATCCCGGCGCACCCGGGTCGGGCACCCACTCGCCCTTGAATATGTCGCAGGACCCGTTGACGCCTCGTCCATGGCCGGCCGTGCTCGTGACCGCCAGCGGCATCAGCGGCACGCCGCCGGGCAGGCTCATCGCCGCGAGGACTACAAGGCACGTCGTGAGGACGGCGGCGGGGAGCACATAGTGCCAGTGGCGGCTGTAATGGGCAATCGACGGGAGCTTAACTCCATGAAACTTCATCGCTGTTAACATCTATCCCAAGTTCCCAACGAACTACGGATCATGAGCATTATGTTTATGATAGTATGAACGAGTTTATGTATACAGATTCTTTTTTTGTGCTGCTTCATGAACGTTCATGAGTGTAGTGGCAGCTGGAAGTAGCATGTCGATGCGGTAGCATTGACGACGAAGACGGTGGTGACTAGTTAGCGTTGCACGGTACGTAATTAGTGTGCGGCTTACACTTGTGATGGTGGATTCCACGTGACCTTGAGTGCTAAACAGGTGCGCTTGTATACTGAGCTAGCGGTAGAGCTTCAATCTTTTTGACCGGCGTGTCGAGATCTAGGAACGGAAGTTCACCAACCATTCCACACATTCGAGAATGAGTATTTTATTTCTGATCTGTCGCGTGTTTTCCAACGCTATGGTCGTGACAATCTCGGTTACTGCATCATTTTTAAGCACTTTGCATACTATTCTCAACTGGACCTGACTGAGCGCAAGAAACCAACATTCACACCTTGATTGGTTGTTTGTATTCCCTCTAGCCTGTATGTGCCAAAACAAAAGGCCTACTTTGATTGTGGACTTATTTGAGGGGAAACATAAGTCCGATTATTTGATTACATTCAGGATAGCTGTGTGGTAATCTCCTCCTCGATGTGGTGAGGTTACCAGAGGCACACATGAAAAGAACTAAACTAGACAGAACAAACTTAGGCACAAACACATGTCTTAACCACGCATCACAAGTTTTAAGCCAACATAGTACGATAAGTTTTAAACGAAATCCAAGTCTTAAACCAACAACCAACAAGGAATGGGCACCAGGAGCTCAGGCGGTCACGACGAAGGCGTTCTCATGCTCCTTGCACTTGGTGACCACCTCCACGCCGTCGTCGTTGAAAACGATCACCTTCATGGTGTCGGGGGTTAGCGGTTCAAACGTCAGCATGCACCCGATCATGATCTGGTGAACGGCGGTGAAGGTGGCCCAACCCTGATTAAGGGTGACCCAGCAGCCGGTGTTGGTCTTCAGCTCGAACTCTGTAGGGACGGCGGGGAAGTGCTTCATGAACTCCAGAGGCATTGGCAGACTCTCTAGCTTTGGAGCAAGCATAACCTTGCAGAAGTGGCTTGGTCCTGACTCTTGATGGTACTGGCTATAGTTCCGCCGCTTGGCGCTTGGGTGATCCTGTACCGGCCCTTCGACCAATGGCGGCACGACCTCCTTGCCCTTCGACCAATGGCGGCACGACCTCCTTGCCCTTCTCCAATGGTGGCACGACCTCCTTGCCCTTCTCCAATGGTGGCACGACCTCCTTGCCCTTGTCCATCTGCATTATGAACAACACGCAATTTAATGGTTAGCATTCATTCATATCATCCTGACACTCCTATATTAACCCACCATACTAACCCAGCACCGCACTCAAACCCCCTCTGTTTCACCACCACTCCTCTTCCACCTCTGTGTTTCACCATCTCTCCCACGCCATGAACTCCAACCCCAACCCTTTCCCCTGGGGCATTGGATGGAGGGTCTTCTTCCTTGGGTGCTCCCTCCGTGACGGCAAGAAGTTCGAGCACACcatgtgttggggatattaccactgggcgtaaaccggccagaagaggccgggttaaccccataagtagttcatctgtatctgaagtccatgaagacagacggtgacgctttatgaaggcccagggcccaaagccggtttaaggcctgtagacataaaccggcattgatatgtaagcttgtgttgtaagatagaaataGCAGAGActgagccggacacgattatgagccggcctcgggattctgtaaaccgacgggcgtcaacccatgtatataaggggacaacccggcggcggttcaaggacaacggacaacaactcgagactcaggcaaagcgcattcgctccctggtcatcgaaaccccagtaattccatcacaactagacgtaggcttttaccttcttcgtaaggggccgaactagtataaactctcttgcgtcccttgtccgctttaacccctttaagctaactcgTAGTGACggttccacgactaagtcctttctctaggacatctgccgtgacaaaaccacgacagttggcgcccaccgtggggctatcgcatgatggtttcaagttcttggagggcaacttcgaaggactcaagggttacgctgtgggccggatgaccaagagtcgtcgcggcaagctctacatcgacgatgcaggctggggccccgaggccggctcaatcgagtacgggtaccgggtcccctttggtggcatacacgttttcattggcaagatcggcgaactgggccttgagccggacctctgcaccgacctcgtcgaaacggctcagcgtgcgagatctgcccgggtcaagcctgtcatgaagcgtgccttcgtgggagttatccatggaggggaatctaaggatagatcggaatctggtggtgagaccatCGTTTATTctggcgacgagtcatcgaccggagagacgagtcgttatatcagttacaagatggccggattgggggctgttccgatggcgacagtattccggacccctttgatctgccaaaccgggttgcgatcttcatggccggtacacaaccggcgctccactcttcgaccgcagcggcgatgatttccggatcgacAGCGGCAACAACTGCCGGGGCGGCCCTGCGCggccgccagctcaggttctatctgatttgtttgacgcgttgaCAATGCtaatggcggaggttaacccggcggatcaggatgcacacaatgcagaaatcgcgaaggtgaaagatcagatcacccaggccaaagccgacttagcagctaaggataccaggatggccgcggagcgggccgctttggatgcataagcttaccggattatgctggatcagagtgcgtcgaacgaagtcttgaagaggaggcaccgatctcgcctgtcgccggtttatgacgctagaaatctctttaacaccccaggagcagggaccagtaatcccccggtggtaaaccgggcggaggcacctggggCAGGGGCGctggttcagccacgtttggtggatccgccttgtcagaacaacattgtaacaccgcatgtccccacgccaccgggtcattactctaacccgatggacaacattgtcgctgccgcttcacggctggcggccatcccgatcgaaggcgattctccggtggcggtcgagacgcgtcgggttaaggagcttcttcagacagccttggttcaacaggaggcttattcatatagtcgcgatcggattcattccactccccatccaagccggagttacagcaggcatatggatgaaccggcagtgtcaagcaatgcgcaaaaccgtgatccgccccgtggcaataacccggcgggtggtgctggtgatgctcaggaggtggtggaccgggctcgggcacgcagagaggccgagttagcggcgcagcatgaggcccgtcagcttactccggttcgtccgacCACATcagtggaaccaggagttacctctagctctttgggagtgccgtgtctcgtcccggcgttgcgcaatgtgcgcctgcccaaggatttcaagggcccgcgcaaggtgccgaattacaccgccgatttgtcccctgaaacatgggtcgaaagctatgagatggccatggagatgctggatgtggatgatgcggcatgtgcgaaatacttcaccatgatgctagaagggacgactcgcacttggctaaagagcttaccggctaattctatcaggtcatgggccgagttgagagctcggtttattcagaatttcaaggatacatgcaagcaacccatgtcaattgtggacttagctgcctgtgtccaggaggaaggagagtcaacaacccattgggtgcgccgggtttcggagattttgcattcatcggtcCGCATCAatgctgacaccgcagttttaacattggaaggcaattgccggtttgaacccctgaagttgaagttgggacagctcaaacgtcattgtaatgacatgggaaccctcatggctgcactggtgaagtatgccgactctgatagtaccaaggatcccgagtctgacgatgataagacagggaagggaaaaaagagcggcaacgccaaggggcagcaccacaacccggcgggtcatggaaacggcggcaagcgtaaggcggaccacagtttagactttgtggctaatactaatacacatgacaatgGCCAgaggcgtaagggtaaaccgccccagcgcggtggagggccaagtcctaatccggaccgtttgtcttatctgttgaaccagccctgtcgaaagcatgggacgaaggagatcccgtccacacacctctggaaagattgttacatcatgcaagagttcaaaaattctgattctttccggtatgatcatggaccaggaggcggttcgggccccgggtctcatgggccggtgtaacgcccacgatgcggctatatctcccacgtgtcgaggcacgacttagaggcataaccgcattgtaggtattgtcgcaagaagggtcatcttcacacaatcccatgtaatgaacaaaaatgggataacgagagttggcttacaatcgccacttcacacaatacataaattaattcatacatcatctaaaatccacacatagaccgactacgatcAAATACacatgaaaataagataaccccaaatgctagatccccgatcatcccaaccgggctccactactgatcatcaggaaatgaaacatagtaacgaccacgttcctcgtcgaactcccacttgagctcgattgcgtcatctgcactggcaccgtcggcacctgcaactattttggtagaatctgtgagtcacgaggactcagcaatctcacacccgcgagatcaagactatttaagcttataggaaaggacgGTGTAATGAGGTGGTGCTGCAGTAGCACTAAGcacatatggtggctaacatacgcaaaagagagcgagaagagaagcaacgcaacggtcgcgaagctagaaatgatcaagaagtgatcctgaaactacttacgttcatgcataactccaaccgtgttcacttcccagactccgccgagaagagacgatcacggctacacacacggttgatgtattttaattaagtcaagtgacaagttctctacaaccggacattaacaaattcccatctgcctcataaccgcgggtacggctttcgaaagataataccctgcaggggtgtcccaacttagcccattatatgctctcacggtcaac
This sequence is a window from Aegilops tauschii subsp. strangulata cultivar AL8/78 chromosome 7, Aet v6.0, whole genome shotgun sequence. Protein-coding genes within it:
- the LOC109758513 gene encoding protein trichome birefringence-like 19; protein product: MLTAMKFHGVKLPSIAHYSRHWHYVLPAAVLTTCLVVLAAMSLPGGVPLMPLAVTSTAGHGRGVNGSCDIFKGEWVPDPGAPGYTNETCPVIRGHYDCMRYGKPDLGFVRWRWRPDGCELPRFDAARFLGAMRGKSVAFVGDSLARNQMHSLVCLLARAERPVPWTKAGYVYRYERHGFAVADFWSPFLVRAVETDRDGPTRSGAGLWSLHLDEPDAGWAAHAGMFDYIVVSAGSWFYRPSVFYERGRLVGCSGCLAPNVTDLTLRYSLRLAFRSALRAAVGAPGGRSRTVIVRTISPSHYENGTRNEDGDCVRTRPLRRGEWEMDEGQKEMRRIQVEEFAAAEAAARGKGVRMLLMDATEAMALRPDAHPSKYRLWESEKFTVSRDCLQWCLPGAMDACNDMLLHMLIG